TGCATCAGCGCGGACGACTCGTTGAGGTACGAGACCCCGATCGGGTTTCCGACGCGGCTGTTCGCATCAGCGGTTGCGACGATCGCCGTGTAGATCGCCAGGTTTCTGGACAGCTCTGCCGGCAACTCGGACGCCTGCGCGTCGCTCGCCGAGGCGCCGTTCGTCGTCGAGACGAGCGCGGTGGCGGCCTCGCCGATCGCCTGGTTGTAGCGATCCCTGACCGTTGCCGGTTCCACCCTTCCGGACAGGAACCCGGCTGTGGCCGCAGCGTCTGCGATCGACAGGGAACTGTAGAGCTCCTGTGCGGAATGGGTGCGGGGTGCGGTTTCCGTGTGGAGGGTGTCGATCCTCTGTTCGCGGGCGATGATCGCCACGGAAGTGAGGGCACCCGCGGCGAGCGTGAGCGCGATCAGCACCACTCCGATGAACGCGAGCTTGCCAGGGGTGGAGGCGACGATCCCGCGCACCGTGAGCGGCTCGAGCTCGGGATCGACGAGTCGCTCCTGGTCCAGGATCGGGGCCCAGTCGTCGGAGACGCGGCGGGACAACACCGGTGTACTCCTCCCCACTAGGGGTCGGCTTCCGGCAGTGGTGACCGGCCTTGCAGACTCACCGCCGACGGTCGGGAGATGCGGCAACGATTCGTCGCCGTCTCGCTCGTACTATCTTCCTACTCCGGACGGCATCCATGCGTCATCGTCGGACGGCAGAAGCTGGCTCGATCAGGGTGCCCCGGCGCGTGGAAGCAGCTGTCGCGGGCACGAAGGGTGGACCGGTGCGTTCGGTCGCCTCACGGCGAAAGGCGCAACGCAGCTCCAGCCGGACGGAACTCTGCGAAGGCAAAGGGTTGAGCCCGGGGGACACGGAACGCACCGATCCGGACATCACAACATCGCGTGTACGGGGTCTATTCCGCAGAGACCGGTGTGACGTCGGTTACGCATGTGCCGGCTGGGGAGTATCCGGGCACGCCGGCGCGGTGGGAATCCGGCCCTGGAGCAGTTCGTCGACCACCCGATCCCCCTGTTCGTCGCGCAGTCGCTGGTGGATGTCGGGTGCGCGTCGCATGTGGGCGCCGCCGTCGACCGTGATCGCGGTGCCGGTCACCCACGACGATTCCGGACCCGCGAGGTAGCGGATCGCGCCTGCGATGTCGTCGGGGACCCCGAGGCGCCGCAGCGGCGTCTGCTCGAGGAAGGCCGCCGCCCGCTCACCGGAGAAACTGGCCGCGACCTTCGGGTTGTCGGGCGAGGCGACCAGCCCCGGCCGGATGCAGTTGATCCGGATCCCGAGATGGCCGAATTCGTCTGCAGCCGTGCGGACGAGGGCTTCCAGCCCGGCCTTGCCGGCACAGTAGCCGCTCATGTACGGGAAGGACTGTGCCGCGATCACCGACGACGTGAAGACCATCGACCCGCCGCCGTTCTCGGCCATCGCCGGGACGCAGGCCTTGATGGCAACGAACGCACTGGTGATGTTGGTGCGCAGCTCCGCGGTGAAGTCGTCGGGGTTGTTGAGCAGCAGCGGAATAGTGCTGCCGCGTCCGACCGTGCTGACGCAGATGTCGAGCCCGTGGTCGTGCCGAGCGTGCTCGACGGCGGCCACGACATCCGCCTCGACGAGCGAATCGCCGACGATGTGATCGACTCGGGCGCCCTCGGGTGCGTCCTGTTTCAGTTGCGCCGCGAACGTCGAGATCCGTGTCTCGTCGCGGCTCATGATCGTCACGGACGCCCCCGCGGCCAGAAGCGCACGGGCGCCGGCGCCACCGATGCCGCCGGCTCCGCCGATGACGAGGGCGGAGCGGCCGATGAGGGGAAGTGCCATGTCTGCCTCCACGGTCGGGTGGGTCTGTCCCACTGCCGATTCGGACGGTAGCTCCATGCGGGACAGGTCACACCCCTCATGCCCATCGAGTGGGAGACGCTGCATGACCGATCGGGCGAAGTCTTACCATCGATATTTCGAACCGAACGGCGTTGGGGGATGTGTGATATGGGTCTCGGCGAGTACACCGGGGAGTACTCCGGCGAGATTGTTGCCCCGCCGACGTGGCTCGTGGTGCTGGCGGCGATCCCGATCGTCCTGACGGTCCTCTTGCTGCTGGGATTCGCCTGGCAGGAATGGCGAAGTTATCGCAGGATGACGTCCTCGCCCGTGCATGCGGCGGCCTGGGCAATGGAACCGGAGGAACTGGCCACGGCGATCCGGGCGCTCGACGCGCGCGAGCGGGCGCTGCTCGAGGCGGGCGAGGTGGACGCGGCCGACCAGGTGGCGGCCGACAAGATGATCTGCCTGGTGGTCTCCGACCGTCGCGGCGGCGGGTAACCCGCGCCAGGGACATTCGCCGGGAACGAGTCGTGTGGTTGGCTGGGGCTCATGGGGTGGGAAGCACGAGAATTGGGCACCGCGACGGGCCTGGGCGCCACGTCCGGCGGGGTACTGATCATCGCCGGCGACGCGAACACCGTGGTTTCGCTCGTGGGGGCCGGGGTGGTCGTCGGTGCGATCTTCGGAATGGTCGTCGGCGCAGTCTCGGTCGTCGCGGGTCATCTCGCGATCGAGTCGACCCGGCACTGGCCGACACGAAGTGAACGGTGCTGGCGGGTGCGGTTCGCGACCAGCTCGGCCGCCGGCGTGTTCCTGCTCGTGGCCGCGTTCTGGATCTGGGTGGTGCTCGAGTCCGGAGCGATCGGCTCCGGTGCGATCTGCGGTGTCGCAGTCGGATTCGCGGCCATCGCATTCCTCTGCACGCTTCTGCTCGCGCCGCGCTCACGGACCAGGTCGGAACTCGAGGCCGACGGCCCCGCCGACCGCTGATGCGGGTGGTACGACCGTGGCCTGGCCGTGATGGGCTTGCTTGGAAGGAAAGTGAATTGGGCTTCTCGCTCGGCTTCTACAGGATCGACGGAGGTGAGCTCGTGGATCCTGATCGCGAGGGGATCGCCGAGTTCTTGCGCGTTCGTGGGCTGAGAGTGGAGCATCGCTCGCTCGTGGACGACGACGGTGCCGTGCTTGCGTTCGATGGAGCGTGGAGCGATCTGTATCTCGATCCGTTGGATCAGGACGGTCCGCTCAGCGGCGGCATCGACCATGCGACGCTCACGGCGGCGGAATGTGAGTTCATCTACGGACTGTGCGTTGCCGGACGCCTCATGGTGGTCAATCCTCAGGGCGATCCCATGTACGTGGTACCCGCGCGGAACCATGGGGATGAGGCGCTGCCCGATCCCGAGGGGACGACCTGGGTGGACAGTCCGGAAGAGCTGGCGAGCGCGCTCGGAGCCGGTTTCGGCGAGTTCCAGGAGTATCGCTGCCGCGTCATGAGCTCGTACCTGTCGGACTGGTCGGAGGACCAGGGCGGCACGGTCAGCGGTGTCGGTGGGTGGTGATCCCTCGCAGATGATTCCGGGGAGCGCTCACCGGTGGTCCCCGCGATCGATGGGTCGGGCCGGGGTCCCTGTGCCTGCCGGTTTCTCCGCGCCCGGCGGGGATGTCCGTCGCCGGAC
This genomic stretch from Prescottella soli harbors:
- a CDS encoding SDR family NAD(P)-dependent oxidoreductase, encoding MALPLIGRSALVIGGAGGIGGAGARALLAAGASVTIMSRDETRISTFAAQLKQDAPEGARVDHIVGDSLVEADVVAAVEHARHDHGLDICVSTVGRGSTIPLLLNNPDDFTAELRTNITSAFVAIKACVPAMAENGGGSMVFTSSVIAAQSFPYMSGYCAGKAGLEALVRTAADEFGHLGIRINCIRPGLVASPDNPKVAASFSGERAAAFLEQTPLRRLGVPDDIAGAIRYLAGPESSWVTGTAITVDGGAHMRRAPDIHQRLRDEQGDRVVDELLQGRIPTAPACPDTPQPAHA